A single Wolbachia endosymbiont (group A) of Bibio marci DNA region contains:
- the recG gene encoding ATP-dependent DNA helicase RecG encodes MSNQIFLNSRLENIPKFHSTILPKLCSGDKVVDLLFYRPLSYVDRSKSLPDAQVGEFTTFMAKVYEHQPPTLRGRPYKIVVESESQYMFIVFFNYSVKYLYKLFPIGASVIISGKLEKFAEHWQITHPDYVSLDINQFKEIARIEPVYQLCRGITNKSIGNIISSNLKELPDLPEWIDDTLIKQKKWLSWRESIIKLHRPSSLAEAEVCRKRLAYDELFAYQLALKLARENHVKERGREFIVLSKYKEQVLNELSFQLTNDQIRAIDEISERQKSKYRMINLLQGDVGSGKTVVALFAMLNVVENNMQAALMAPTTILAEQHYNWIEEVLSCTDIKVALLTGKTSRKERKIIMNELASGVLNIVIGTHALFQANVTFKNLGLAVIDEQQRFGVMQRNRLVGKGENADILFVTATPIPRTLQQAMYGDVECSILKEKPKSRLPIKTVTMNISRVPDVIEKLKGAINRGEKAYWICPYIEENEETNIAAAEMRFQELQKTFFDKVSIVHGKLTQEQKDQVMFSFKRNEFSLLVATTVIEVGIDVPDATIMIIENAEQFGLSQLHQLRGRVGRGNKPSFCVLLYDNLSRSSSSKLKIMCESQDGFYIAERDMMLRGSGDILGTKQSGCMEFKFADLYQDRELLNLAYNNAKGAMADFELLLDIFEYRSRLHFSKFQ; translated from the coding sequence ATGAGCAATCAGATTTTTCTAAATAGCAGGCTGGAGAATATACCTAAATTTCATTCCACAATATTGCCTAAACTTTGTAGTGGGGACAAAGTGGTGGACCTGCTATTTTATAGGCCACTTAGTTATGTGGATAGAAGTAAGTCACTGCCCGATGCTCAAGTTGGAGAATTTACAACTTTCATGGCAAAAGTTTATGAACATCAGCCTCCCACTTTGAGAGGTAGACCATATAAAATAGTTGTTGAAAGTGAGAGTCAGTATATGTTCATAGTCTTTTTTAATTACTCAGTTAAGTATTTATATAAACTATTTCCAATTGGAGCTTCTGTAATCATCAGTGGCAAACTCGAAAAATTTGCTGAGCATTGGCAGATTACTCACCCAGATTACGTGTCGCTTGACATCAACCAATTTAAAGAAATAGCTCGCATAGAGCCAGTCTACCAATTATGCCGTGGCATTACTAATAAGAGCATTGGGAACATAATAAGCTCTAACCTGAAAGAATTGCCTGATTTGCCAGAGTGGATAGATGATACATTAATCAAGCAAAAAAAATGGCTAAGTTGGAGGGAAAGCATCATAAAGTTGCACAGACCAAGCTCATTGGCGGAAGCCGAGGTTTGTAGAAAAAGGCTTGCTTATGATGAATTGTTTGCGTATCAGCTAGCACTGAAACTTGCAAGAGAAAATCATGTAAAAGAAAGGGGAAGAGAATTTATAGTATTGAGTAAATATAAAGAGCAAGTTTTAAATGAATTATCGTTTCAATTAACAAACGATCAAATTCGTGCAATAGATGAAATTTCAGAGAGGCAAAAATCCAAGTACCGCATGATAAACTTGCTGCAAGGTGATGTTGGTAGTGGCAAAACCGTAGTTGCACTTTTTGCGATGCTAAATGTGGTAGAAAACAACATGCAGGCAGCTCTAATGGCACCGACTACTATCTTGGCGGAGCAACATTATAATTGGATTGAGGAAGTTTTATCCTGTACCGATATAAAAGTTGCGCTGCTTACTGGTAAAACTTCGCGCAAGGAAAGAAAGATTATCATGAACGAACTTGCAAGTGGTGTTTTAAATATAGTAATTGGCACTCATGCACTATTTCAAGCTAACGTTACATTTAAAAATTTAGGGCTTGCAGTCATAGACGAGCAACAGCGATTTGGAGTGATGCAGAGAAATCGCTTGGTAGGAAAAGGAGAAAATGCCGATATACTTTTCGTTACTGCAACTCCCATTCCAAGAACCTTGCAGCAAGCTATGTATGGTGACGTTGAATGTTCAATTTTGAAAGAAAAACCAAAATCCAGATTGCCAATAAAAACTGTAACTATGAACATTAGTAGGGTGCCAGATGTTATTGAAAAGCTAAAAGGTGCTATAAACAGGGGCGAAAAAGCATATTGGATTTGTCCATACATAGAAGAAAACGAAGAGACCAATATTGCTGCAGCAGAGATGCGTTTTCAGGAATTACAAAAAACATTTTTTGATAAAGTTAGCATAGTACACGGAAAATTGACTCAGGAGCAGAAAGATCAAGTTATGTTTTCCTTCAAAAGAAATGAATTTTCTCTGCTTGTTGCAACCACTGTGATAGAAGTTGGTATAGATGTACCAGATGCAACCATTATGATTATAGAAAATGCAGAGCAATTTGGGTTATCGCAATTACACCAATTAAGAGGTAGAGTAGGACGAGGAAACAAGCCATCTTTTTGTGTATTATTATACGATAATTTAAGTAGAAGCTCATCTTCAAAGTTAAAGATCATGTGTGAGTCACAGGACGGATTTTACATTGCTGAAAGGGATATGATGCTAAGAGGCAGTGGAGATATCTTAGGCACAAAACAATCAGGATGTATGGAATTTAAATTTGCTGATTTATATCAGGACAGAGAGCTGCTCAACCTCGCGTATAATAACGCAAAAGGTGCAATGGCTGATTTTGAATTACTGCTTGATATATTTGAATATAGAAGTAGATTACATTTTTCAAAATTTCAGTAG